A single window of Streptomyces cathayae DNA harbors:
- a CDS encoding cold-shock protein, whose product MATGTVKWFNAEKGFGFIEQDGGGPDVFAHYSNIAAQGFRELQEGQKVSFDIAQGQKGPTAENIVPA is encoded by the coding sequence ATGGCTACTGGCACCGTGAAGTGGTTCAACGCGGAAAAGGGCTTCGGCTTCATCGAGCAGGACGGCGGCGGCCCCGACGTCTTCGCCCACTACTCGAACATCGCCGCCCAGGGCTTCCGCGAGCTCCAGGAGGGCCAGAAGGTGAGCTTCGACATCGCGCAGGGGCAGAAGGGCCCGACGGCCGAGAACATCGTCCCCGCCTGA